A section of the Zygosaccharomyces rouxii strain CBS732 chromosome B complete sequence genome encodes:
- the SEC61 gene encoding translocon subunit SEC61 (highly similar to uniprot|P32915 Saccharomyces cerevisiae YLR378C SEC61 Essential subunit of Sec61 complex (Sec61p Sbh1p and Sss1p) forms a channel for SRP- dependent protein import and retrograde transport of misfolded proteins out of the ER with Sec63 complex allows SRP-independent protein import into ER) has translation MSGRVLDFFKPFEAYLPDVIAPQRKVPYNQKLIWTGVSLLIFLVLGQIPLYGIVSSETSDPLYWLRAMLASNRGTLMELGVSPIITSSMIFQFLQGTQILQVDMQNKQDRDLFQIAQKVCAIILTFGQAVVVVLTGNYGRPKDLGIAISLLLIFQLMFASFVVLLLDELLSKGYGLGSGISLFTATNIAEQSFWKAFAPTTTNSGRGKEFDGAVIAFFHLFAVRKDKKRALVEAFYRSNAPNMFQVVATVFVFLFVLYLQGFRYELPIRSTKIRGQIGTYPIKLFYTSNTPIMLQTALTSNIFLISQILYQRFPSSPITRLLGVWGIKPGSLGPQQALSGLSYYIQPPTSYKEIVLDPIKSVVYVSFVLGACALFSKTWIEISGTSPRDVAKQFKEQGMVINGMRETSVYRELKKIIPIAAAFGGATIGALSVCSDVLGTLGSGTSILMATTTIYGYYEMAAKEGGFSKSLVPGFSELM, from the coding sequence atgtcAGGCCGTGTattagatttcttcaagCCCTTTGAGGCGTATCTACCGGACGTGATCGCACCTCAGAGGAAAGTTCCCTACAACCAGAAGTTGATATGGACAGGTGTATCACTATTGATCTTTTTGGTTTTAGGTCAAATTCCTCTTTATGGTATTGTCTCTAGTGAAACTAGTGATCCTCTATACTGGTTACGTGCCATGTTGGCATCAAATCGTGGTACTTTGATGGAACTTGGTGTTTCGCCAATTATtacttcatcaatgatcttccaatttttgcaaGGTACTCAAATCTTGCAAGTTGATATGCAAAATAAACAAGACCGTGATTTGTTCCAAATTGCTCAAAAAGTTTGTGCAATTATTTTAACTTTTGGACAAGCTGTTGTCGTTGTGCTTACTGGTAATTACGGTAGACCTAAAGACTTGGGTATTGCCATTTCTCTACTTctaattttccaattgatgtTTGCTTCTTTTGTTGTGCTTCTTTTGGATGAATTGCTGTCTAAAGGCTACGGGTTGGGTTCTGGtatttctcttttcactGCTACGAACATTGCTGAACAAAGTTTCTGGAAGGCATTCGCTCCAACCACTACCAATTCTGGTAGAGGTAAGGAATTTGATGGTGCTGTGATTGCCTTTTTCCATTTGTTTGCGGTTagaaaagataaaaagaGAGCTCTTGTGGAAGCATTTTACAGATCAAACGCTCCAAACATGTTCCAAGTTGTTGCCACGGTGTTTGTGTTTTTGTTTGTCTTATACTTACAAGGGTTCCGTTACGAATTGCCAATTAGATCAACAAAGATTAGAGGTCAAATAGGTACCTACCCAATTAAATTGTTCTACACCTCTAACACTCCCATCATGTTGCAAACCGCTCTTACTTCCAACATCTTTTTGATCTCTCAAATCTTATACCAAAGATTCCCTTCAAGTCCAATCACCCGTTTATTAGGTGTCTGGGGTATTAAACCAGGTTCTCTAGGTCCACAACAAGCTTTAAGCGGTCTATCATACTACATTCAACCACCAACTTCTTACAAGGAAATCGTTTTGGACCCAATTAAGTCTGTTGTCTACGTTTCCTTCGTCTTAGGAGCTTGTGCCCTTTTCTCCAAAACTTGGATCGAAATCTCTGGTACTTCTCCTCGTGACGTCGCTAAACAATTCAAAGAACAGGGTATGGTTATCAATGGTATGAGAGAAACTAGTGTCTAcagagaattgaagaagattatCCCTATCGCTGCtgcatttggtggtgcCACCATCGGTGCCCTATCCGTCTGTTCTGATGTTTTAGGTACTTTAGGTTCAGGTACTTCCATCTTGATGGCAACTACTACCATCTACGGTTATTACGAAATGGCCGCTAAAGAAGGTGGCTTCTCTAAAAGCTTGGTCCCTGGTTTCTCTGAACTGATGTAA
- the MCH1 gene encoding Mch1p (similar to uniprot|Q07376 Saccharomyces cerevisiae YDL054C MCH1), with the protein MTVSRLENALSYHVRCLLPQLLSHERSHKLAYVFSLVSAISSGFIALITLYAQPWQSHLKYNAWQINLIVSVANLGVYLVPPLLGIFADAHGPILLSSLATVGFVPSYSILSYLFNHPEIDTITSFHWSIGCFCLIGASTSALFFSSLLTCAKLYPETKLLSISLPTTCFGLSSFLVSQLLQLDWFWYTNRQYLDLGRVFGTFAGIYASVGALAWIATARVSMMQFKQNDAEDDEDDENEPLLSSHLSIPPNQRSFFKDIAGYLFALSLMLALGPLEMMTADIGVVANLVFPHFPTLSSELVSVYAFYSTITRLLTGVVTDWFTRKNWSPKWILLGFLSTGLLLQLGLWWLVVTPSVGRIHALGMSSLLGIVYGGSFTIVPTVVMIVWGEQLFGTAYGSMMVAPAIGTLSTCMAFAKVYDSNCAVGQNGSYCISPVFKMTSLQFLCSIFFICCLFRIWSKRKVNI; encoded by the coding sequence ATGACTGTATCAAGGTTAGAAAATGCGCTTTCCTATCATGTACGTTGTTTACTTCCTCAACTCTTATCTCATGAACGCTCTCACAAATTAGCATACGTTTTTTCACTCGTTTCTGCCATTTCATCAGGTTTCATTGCACTAATAACCCTTTATGCACAACCATGGCAATCACATCTGAAATATAATGCTTGGCAGATCAATTTAATTGTCAGTGTAGCCAATCTGGGGGTTTATTTGGTTCCACCACTTTTAGGTATATTTGCAGATGCACATGGACCAATTTTATTGAGTTCATTGGCAACAGTTGGATTTGTGCCGAGTTATTCCATCTTGTCATACCTCTTTAATCATCCTGAGATTGATACCATAACTTCATTTCACTGGTCTATTGGTTGCTTTTGTCTAATTGGCGCTTCCACAAGTGCATTATTCTTTAGCTCACTTTTAACTTGCGCTAAACTGTATCCAGAGACGAAACTGTTGTCAATAAGTTTGCCCACGACCTGTTTTGGGCTATCGTCATTTTTGGTCTCACAACTTTTGCAACTAGATTGGTTTTGGTACACAAATCGTCAGTATTTAGATCTGGGTAGGGTTTTTGGTACATTTGCGGGCATATATGCAAGTGTTGGTGCACTGGCATGGATAGCTACTGCAAGAGTCAGCATGATGCAATTTAAGCAGAATGATGCcgaggatgatgaagatgatgagaacGAGCCGTTATTGTCTTCGCATTTGtcaataccaccaaatcAACGCTCTTTCTTCAAGGATATTGCAGGTTACCTCTTCGCCCTCTCATTAATGTTAGCATTAGGACCACTAGAGATGATGACTGCTGACATTGGCGTTGTTGCCAATTTAGTCTTCCCCCATTTTCCAACGCTGTCTAGTGAGCTGGTCTCCGTTTATGCATTTTATTCCACGATAACAAGGTTACTAACTGGTGTGGTAACCGATTGGTTCACCAGAAAGAATTGGTCACCCAAGTGGATTCTTCTAGGTTTCTTATCCACGGGACTTTTATTACAATTGGGACTATGGTGGTTAGTAGTGACGCCAAGTGTGGGTCGCATACATGCTTTGGGTATGAGTTCGTTATTGGGGATAGTCTATGGTGGATCATTCACCATCGTCCCCACTGTAGTAATGATAGTTTGGGGTGAACAACTATTTGGAACAGCTTATGGGTCCATGATGGTAGCACCGGCAATAGGGACACTTTCAACGTGCATGGCATTCGCTAAAGTTTATGATTCTAATTGTGCTGTTGGTCAAAATGGTTCATATTGTATTTCGCCTGTCTTTAAAATGACATCGCTACAGTTCTTGTGTTCCATCTTCTTTATTTGCTGTTTGTTTAGGATCTGgtcaaaaagaaaagtcAATATATAG
- the PBP4 gene encoding Pbp4p (some similarities with uniprot|Q07362 Saccharomyces cerevisiae YDL053C PBP4 Pbp1p binding protein): MATSTTTQTATSLAANAGSLPRKPQNNPSLQKPKLTGWAQAAARSLPKSQQQQQPNQTSSSQQRNIQHPSNVAKSSSSTLTNSNSSTPSLRKSRKQTNGNNSNNNNGTNNNNANVNNNNNNANKPRQPYNREEVRNYMKDLFTQYTSSTSISTYNGLNSSRRGNNLDWGAVTNNRYRNKKYGSLNEIAQVLRN; encoded by the coding sequence ATGGCCACTTCGACGACCACACAAACTGCAACTTCTCTTGCTGCCAACGCAGGTTCTCTTCCTCGCAAACCTCAAAACAATCCCAGTCTTCAAAAACCAAAATTGACAGGGTGGGCACAGGCAGCAGCTAGATCATTACCCAAATctcagcagcagcaacaaccaAATCAAACATCATCTTCACAACAAAGAAATATTCAGCATCCTTCCAATGTGGCCAAATCTAGTTCAAGCACATTGACGAACAGCAATAGCTCCACTCCCTCTCTAAGGAAATCGAGGAAACAAACAAACGgtaacaatagtaataataataacggtactaataataataatgctaatgtcaataataacaataataatgccAATAAGCCTAGGCAACCATACAATCGAGAAGAAGTTCGCAATTACATGAAAGACCTGTTTACACAGTACACTTCATCTACTAGCATATCCACTTATAACGGTTTAAATAGCAGTAGAAGGGGAAACAACTTGGACTGGGGGGCAGTTACTAATAACAGGTACAGAAATAAGAAATACGGAAGTCTGAACGAAATAGCACAAGTTCTGCGCAATTGA